One stretch of Candidatus Zixiibacteriota bacterium DNA includes these proteins:
- a CDS encoding DinB family protein has protein sequence MDNFWKKVVWQQFGAAIDMLENALVACPDEVWSDRSRRPEFWYIVYHTLFWLDFNLSDSAKGFAPPAPFTLEEMDPAGIIPERPYTKDELQSYLEHGRNKCRRTIEALTDEKARQRWSFGTVDLSVAELLLFNMRHVQHHAAQLNLILRQTIDSAPRWVFKAKN, from the coding sequence ATGGATAATTTCTGGAAAAAAGTTGTCTGGCAGCAGTTCGGGGCTGCGATTGACATGCTGGAAAATGCCCTGGTCGCTTGTCCGGACGAGGTATGGAGCGACCGCTCGCGGCGGCCGGAGTTCTGGTATATCGTTTATCACACGCTCTTCTGGCTCGACTTTAACCTGTCCGACTCGGCTAAAGGATTTGCTCCCCCGGCTCCTTTCACGCTTGAGGAGATGGACCCGGCCGGGATTATTCCCGAGCGTCCGTATACCAAAGACGAGCTTCAATCCTATCTTGAGCATGGCCGCAACAAGTGCCGAAGGACGATTGAAGCTCTGACAGACGAGAAAGCTCGTCAACGCTGGTCCTTCGGAACGGTTGACTTAAGCGTGGCGGAGTTACTTCTATTCAATATGCGCCACGTCCAGCACCATGCGGCACAGTTGAACCTCATCCTCCGGCAGACCATAGATTCTGCCCCGCGCTGGGTCTTTAAGGCGAAGAATTAA
- a CDS encoding cysteine synthase family protein, translating to MSIDRSILMAIGNTSLVRLRKVVPPGCAQVFAKLEWENPTGSMKDRMAQAMISRAEEEGRLRPGDTIVEYTGGSTGISLALICVAKGHRLHIITSDAFSQDKLNQMAAFGAELTLIPSEGGLTTKKLILDMIEAAKEFSKRPHTYWTDQLNNLDSIAGYFPLAEEIWDQTNGAIDAFVQCVGTAASSRGVATVLKKRNPRIKVIVVEPAESAVLSGGQPGPHKIEGVGIGYTPPLWDPSLVDEIIAVKTEDAKAMARRLAREEGLFAGTSSGANVLAAIRVAERLGPDTKIVTLMVDSGLKYLSTDVYRK from the coding sequence ATGAGTATTGATCGCAGCATTCTAATGGCTATTGGGAACACATCGTTAGTACGTCTACGTAAAGTTGTTCCACCCGGCTGCGCGCAGGTTTTTGCGAAACTTGAATGGGAAAATCCGACTGGCAGTATGAAAGATCGTATGGCACAGGCTATGATTTCAAGGGCTGAGGAAGAAGGACGATTAAGACCTGGGGATACCATTGTTGAGTACACCGGGGGTAGCACAGGCATATCACTCGCGCTGATTTGTGTTGCGAAGGGGCACCGCCTGCATATCATTACTTCCGACGCTTTTAGTCAGGATAAGCTTAATCAGATGGCGGCTTTTGGTGCGGAACTCACATTGATACCGAGTGAAGGCGGCCTCACTACAAAAAAGCTGATTTTAGATATGATTGAAGCCGCCAAAGAATTTAGTAAAAGACCTCATACCTACTGGACAGATCAGCTCAACAATCTTGACAGCATTGCAGGCTACTTTCCGCTGGCTGAGGAAATCTGGGACCAAACGAACGGAGCAATTGATGCATTTGTTCAATGTGTCGGTACTGCGGCTTCATCGCGGGGTGTAGCAACTGTGTTGAAGAAGCGCAATCCCAGGATTAAAGTGATAGTCGTCGAACCAGCCGAATCCGCAGTATTGTCGGGTGGTCAACCCGGACCTCATAAAATCGAAGGGGTTGGGATTGGTTATACTCCACCACTCTGGGATCCGAGTCTGGTGGATGAGATTATTGCAGTTAAGACAGAAGACGCAAAGGCTATGGCCAGGCGTTTAGCCCGTGAGGAAGGTCTTTTTGCGGGCACGTCATCAGGCGCAAATGTCCTCGCAGCGATCCGGGTAGCTGAGCGATTGGGTCCGGATACTAAAATCGTAACATTGATGGTAGATTCTGGTCTGAAATACCTTAGCACAGATGTTTATAGAAAATAA
- a CDS encoding transposase encodes MSWVRVWVHLVFSTKNKEPFLQTGEIRKKMFQHIKQNAEAKGIWLDCINGYHDHAHCLISLNKDQTTSKVAQLIKGESSFWINQAKLIDTKFIWQDDYWAVSVSDYILKQEERHIKKSFTDEVNEFMEKYGWTLIRQK; translated from the coding sequence ATGAGTTGGGTAAGAGTCTGGGTACATCTTGTCTTCTCTACAAAGAATAAGGAGCCATTTCTTCAAACAGGGGAAATAAGAAAAAAAATGTTTCAACACATTAAACAAAATGCTGAAGCAAAGGGAATTTGGCTGGATTGCATAAACGGCTATCACGACCATGCCCACTGTTTAATATCCCTCAACAAAGATCAAACTACCAGTAAAGTTGCTCAACTGATAAAGGGTGAATCATCATTCTGGATAAACCAAGCCAAATTAATAGATACAAAGTTTATCTGGCAGGACGATTACTGGGCTGTGAGTGTGAGCGATTACATACTTAAGCAGGAAGAACGTCACATTAAGAAGTCTTTTACTGATGAGGTAAATGAGTTTATGGAAAAGTATGGATGGACTTTGATAAGACAAAAATAA